The following are encoded in a window of Coregonus clupeaformis isolate EN_2021a unplaced genomic scaffold, ASM2061545v1 scaf0180, whole genome shotgun sequence genomic DNA:
- the LOC121559956 gene encoding muscarinic acetylcholine receptor M4-like — protein sequence MNPTNSTGAGGLSPWNFNSSLSNISSDVFSANLSCNDSGTNETCVAGEEGVGSPYKAVEMVFIALVTGSLSFVTVTGNILVMLSIKVNRHLQTVNNYFLFSLACADLIIGAFSMNLYTVYIIVGYWPLGPVACDLWLALDYVVSNASVMNLLIISFDRYFCVTKPLSYPARRTTKMAGLMIAGAWILSFILWAPAILFWQFIVGERTVPPGECYIQFLSNPAVTFGTAIAAFYLPVVIMMVLYIHISLASRSRVSKQKPEAEKKKKGLKIPNPLKSHILNRQNNNNQSPKPSLESCNTGEALKNGNIDESVVSTKANTSVNPEEKESSNDSSTASIAPKNAKERANSEAIFEGGLGVAPAPAPAPAPAPAPEPAPAAATVKLNPASKWSKIKIVTKQTGDECITAIEIQPPIQGGERRSIPVNRPRKVARKFASIARSQVKRKRQMAAREKKVTKTIFAILLAFILTWTPYNVMVLISTFCHSCVPDTVWAIGYWLCYVNSTINPACYALCNATFKKTFKNLLMCQYKNIGTR from the exons ATGAATCCCACTAACAGCACTGGAGCTGGTGGGCTTTCGCCCTGGAACTTTAACA GCTCCTTGAGCAACATTTCCAGTGATGTCTTCTCAGCCAACCTCAGCTGTAATGATTCTGGCACCAATGAGACCTGTGTGgcgggggaggagggggtgggaagCCCCTACAAAGCCGTGGAGATGGTCTTCATCGCCCTGGTTACAGGCTCCCTTAGTTTTGTCACTGTCACAGGCAACATCCTGGTGATGCTCTCCATTAAAGTCAATCGGCACCTCCAGACTGTCAACAACTATTTCCTGTTTAGCCTGGCGTGTGCTGACCTTATCATTGGTGCGTTCTCCATGAACCTCTACACTGTCTACATCATCGTGGGCTATTGGCCCCTGGGACCTGTAGCGTGTGACTTGTGGCTGGCCCTGGATTACGTGGTGAGCAATGCTTCTGTCATGAACCTTCTTATTATTAGCTTTGACCGCTACTTCTGTGTCACCAAGCCCCTGAGCTATCCAGCCAGAAGGACCACCAAAATGGCTGGGCTGATGATTGCAGGTGCCTGGATTCTCTCCTTCATTCTTTGGGCCCCTGCTATCCTGTTTTGGCAGTTTATTGTTGGAGAGCGCACGGTTCCACCAGGAGAGTGCTACATCCAGTTTCTCTCCAACCCTGCAGTCACTTTCGGCACAGCCATCGCTGCCTTCTACCTGCCTGTGGTCATCATGATGGTGCTCTATATCCACATCTCTCTGGCCAGCCGCAGCCGGGTGTCCAAGCAGAAGCCTGAGGCTGAGAAAAAGAAGAAAGGCCTCAAGATACCTAACCCACTCAAGAGCCACATCCttaacagacagaataacaacaaccagTCCCCCAAGCCCAGTCTGGAGTCCTGCAACACTGGTGAAGCTCTGAAGAATGGCAACATTGATGAGTCTGTTGTTTCCACCAAGGCTAACACTAGTGTCAATCCAGaagagaaagagagttccaaTGACTCAAGCACAGCCAGCATTGCCCCAAAAAATGCTAAGGAGAGGGCCAACAGTGAAGCCATTTTCGAAGGGGGCCTTGGCGTTGCTCCTGCACCTGcacctgctcctgctcctgcacCTGCACCTGAACCTGCACCTGCAGCGGCAACCGTCAAACTCAATCCTGCCTCCAAATGGTCCAAGATCAAGATTGTAACCAAGCAGACTGGTGACGAGTGCATCACTGCCATCGAGATTCAGCCACCCATCCAGGGGGGTGAGAGACGCTCTATCCCAGTCAACCGTCCCCGGAAGGTGGCGCGCAAGTTTGCCAGTATTGCCCGCAGCCAGGTGAAGAGAAAACGCCAAATGGCAGCCAGGGAGAAGAAGGTGACCAAAACCATCTTCGCCATCCTACTTGCCTTCATCCTCACATGGACCCCGTACAATGTCATGGTGCTCATCAGCACCTTCTGCCACTCCTGTGTCCCGGACACTGTGTGGGCCATCGGCTACTGGCTGTGCTACGTCAACAGCACCATCAACCCAGCCTGCTACGCCCTCTGCAACGCCACCTTCAAGAAGACCTTCAAGAACCTCCTCATGTGCCAGTATAAGAATATTGGAACAAGATGA
- the LOC121559954 gene encoding midkine-B: MRGLFSTVVVLLVALMIVTTEAGKNKKEKGKGAKGGASDCAEWRYGSCVPNSGDCGVGVREGTCNDQMRKLKCKVPCNWKKEFGADCKYKFGSWGECDTATGSKNRSGTLKKALYNAECQPTIKVSKPCPSKTKTKAKGKKGRGKEN, translated from the exons ATGCGGGGTTTGTTCTCAACAGTCGTGGTGCTTCTGGTGGCCTTGATGATAGTCACCACTGAAGCAGGCAAAAATAAGAAAG AGAAGGGGAAAGGGGCCAAGGGTGGTGCCTCTGACTGTGCTGAATGGCGCTATGGTAGCTGTGTGCCTAACAGCGGAGACTGTGGAGTCGGTGTCAGAGAGGGTACCTGCAACGACCAGATGAGGAAACTGAAATGCAAAGTGCCTTGCAACTGGAAGAAGGAGTTCGGCG CTGACTGCAAGTATAAGTTTGGCAGCTGGGGGGAGTGTGACACAGCTACTGGATCCAAGAACCGGTCTGGAACCCTGAAAAAGGCCCTGTACAACGCAGAGTGCCAACCCACCATCAAGGTGTCTAAGCCATGCCCCTCAAAGACCAAGACAAAGGCCAAAG GAAAGAagggaagggggaaggagaaCTAA